A genomic stretch from Chitinophaga lutea includes:
- a CDS encoding beta-N-acetylhexosaminidase, with product MIRTLPLLLAFLMFSRIVSAQSLCPIIPMPAQAEKTGGDFYLTDETPLIAASPAVLPEAQVLQKQLLKFTGIRVAVQPKSNRPAITLRLEKGNNPAAYTLEMSAKGVTVTAASGEGLAYGLTSFLQLARKAQGKESGIRVPCWNIQDAPLYQWRGFMLDESRQFFGKAEVKKILDEMAFYKLNRFHWHLTDEPGWRMEIKQYPRLTLVGGIGNYHNADAPATYYTQDEIEEVVAYASERHITVIPEIDMPGHATAANRAYPQFSGGGSAKHPEFTFNPGKEETYQYLTNILKEVNVLFPSGMIHIGGDEVSFGSEKWKTDPAVQQLMQKEKLFTLEQVEHYFIKRMADSLIQLNSMVLGWDEVTAAALPAKQTMVFWWRHDKPQQLKDAIDKGYKVVLCPRIPFYFDFVQDSSNLVGRRWSGAFAPLKSVYNFSAAALPAPINGKSPLIEGIQANLWTETVSSTQRMHYLTFPRLIALAEAAWTHPEKKNFEQFEKRLKDALPLLKQQGIYYLDTPVKTPEPIR from the coding sequence ATGATAAGAACTTTGCCGCTCCTGCTGGCCTTTTTGATGTTCAGCCGAATCGTATCCGCGCAATCGCTTTGTCCCATTATACCCATGCCGGCGCAGGCTGAAAAAACCGGCGGGGATTTTTACCTCACCGACGAAACGCCCCTCATCGCTGCTTCACCCGCAGTGCTGCCGGAGGCGCAGGTGCTGCAGAAACAGCTGCTGAAATTCACGGGCATCAGGGTGGCCGTCCAGCCGAAAAGTAACCGGCCGGCCATCACCTTACGGCTGGAAAAAGGTAATAACCCGGCTGCCTATACTTTGGAGATGAGCGCGAAGGGCGTGACCGTTACTGCCGCTTCCGGCGAAGGGCTGGCTTACGGCCTCACTTCATTTTTACAGCTGGCGCGGAAAGCACAGGGTAAGGAAAGCGGCATCAGGGTGCCCTGCTGGAACATCCAGGATGCCCCGCTCTACCAGTGGCGCGGCTTTATGCTCGATGAGTCTCGCCAGTTTTTCGGTAAGGCGGAAGTCAAAAAGATCTTAGACGAAATGGCGTTCTATAAACTCAACCGCTTTCACTGGCACCTCACCGATGAGCCGGGCTGGCGCATGGAGATCAAACAATATCCCCGCCTTACCCTGGTGGGTGGCATCGGTAATTATCACAATGCTGACGCTCCGGCTACGTATTATACACAGGATGAAATCGAAGAAGTGGTGGCCTACGCCAGCGAACGCCATATCACCGTGATCCCTGAAATCGATATGCCAGGCCATGCTACCGCGGCCAACAGGGCATATCCCCAGTTCAGCGGCGGCGGCTCGGCCAAACATCCCGAGTTTACTTTCAATCCCGGTAAAGAAGAGACATATCAATATCTGACCAATATCCTGAAAGAAGTAAACGTGCTTTTTCCTTCCGGCATGATCCATATCGGTGGCGATGAAGTGAGCTTCGGTTCGGAAAAATGGAAGACAGATCCCGCCGTTCAACAGCTTATGCAGAAAGAAAAGCTTTTCACGCTCGAACAGGTGGAACACTATTTCATCAAAAGGATGGCCGACTCCCTCATTCAACTGAACTCGATGGTATTGGGGTGGGACGAGGTAACAGCCGCTGCGCTGCCGGCCAAACAGACCATGGTGTTCTGGTGGCGCCACGATAAGCCGCAGCAGCTCAAAGACGCTATTGACAAAGGATATAAAGTTGTGCTTTGTCCACGCATTCCGTTTTATTTCGATTTTGTGCAGGACAGCAGCAACCTCGTAGGCCGGAGATGGTCGGGTGCTTTTGCCCCGCTGAAGAGCGTGTACAATTTTTCTGCTGCCGCGCTGCCCGCCCCCATCAATGGGAAAAGCCCGCTGATTGAGGGGATTCAGGCAAACCTGTGGACGGAAACCGTAAGCTCCACGCAGCGCATGCATTACCTTACTTTTCCGCGTTTGATCGCCCTGGCGGAAGCCGCCTGGACGCACCCGGAAAAGAAAAACTTCGAACAGTTCGAAAAGCGGCTCAAAGACGCGTTGCCCCTGTTGAAGCAACAAGGTATTTATTACCTCGACACACCAGTCAAAACACCTGAACCCATCCGATAA
- a CDS encoding fatty acid desaturase family protein, producing the protein MPKVSFNNKNALFFPSLKSAVEDYFKSSQKEKTGNLHLYLKTAVLIPGAILMYVSLLVFPMPALAGILLSAVLGFVLACIGFNVMHDACHGSYSGRGWVNETLGLTLNALGGNAFIWKQKHNIIHHTYTNVDGMDDDIAKSPLMRQCSSQQWVPMHRLQHFYVVLVYGISSFAWVFIMDFAKYLQRRVNRTPLQKMKAADHVVFWMSKVLYVFFYIALPIYAVGAQAWVVGFISMHLVMGFTLAIVFQLAHVVEETSFEVVGDDDLQIENEWAIHQIKTTANFSPDDKVISWLVGGLNYQVEHHLFPRISHVHYPAISKIVEAKCREFGLQYNSMPTMMSAVRSHFRFMRMLGMKPVPAVS; encoded by the coding sequence ATGCCAAAGGTGTCTTTCAACAATAAAAACGCCCTATTCTTTCCCTCCCTTAAATCAGCGGTGGAGGATTATTTCAAGTCTTCTCAAAAGGAAAAAACCGGTAATCTGCATCTGTACCTTAAAACGGCGGTGCTGATACCTGGAGCTATTTTGATGTATGTGAGCCTGCTGGTGTTTCCGATGCCTGCGTTGGCGGGGATTCTGCTCAGCGCAGTATTGGGATTTGTGCTGGCCTGCATCGGCTTTAACGTGATGCACGATGCCTGCCACGGCAGTTATTCCGGGAGAGGATGGGTGAACGAGACCCTTGGCCTGACATTGAATGCACTGGGCGGCAACGCCTTCATCTGGAAACAGAAGCATAACATCATCCACCATACTTACACGAATGTGGACGGAATGGACGACGATATTGCCAAAAGCCCGCTAATGCGGCAGTGCAGTTCGCAGCAATGGGTGCCGATGCACCGGCTGCAGCATTTTTATGTAGTGCTGGTGTATGGAATTTCTTCCTTTGCCTGGGTATTTATCATGGATTTTGCCAAATACCTGCAGCGCAGGGTCAACAGAACGCCATTGCAGAAAATGAAGGCGGCCGATCATGTGGTGTTCTGGATGAGCAAAGTGCTCTATGTGTTCTTTTATATCGCGCTGCCGATTTATGCCGTAGGGGCGCAGGCCTGGGTGGTTGGGTTTATTTCCATGCACCTGGTGATGGGTTTTACGCTGGCCATCGTGTTCCAGCTGGCGCATGTGGTGGAAGAAACATCTTTCGAGGTAGTGGGAGATGATGATCTGCAGATTGAAAACGAATGGGCTATTCATCAGATTAAGACCACGGCCAATTTTTCGCCGGACGATAAAGTGATTTCATGGCTTGTAGGCGGGTTGAATTACCAGGTGGAACATCATCTTTTCCCCCGTATCAGCCATGTGCATTACCCGGCCATCAGCAAAATTGTGGAGGCCAAATGCCGCGAATTCGGTTTGCAATATAACAGTATGCCTACGATGATGTCGGCCGTTCGCTCGCACTTCCGTTTCATGCGGATGCTGGGGATGAAACCGGTGCCGGCCGTTTCGTAA
- a CDS encoding RagB/SusD family nutrient uptake outer membrane protein, translating into MRIKRFIILLAAAVSMQGCSKFLESYPKNNLSTGTFFNTEEDFTNAVNGIYDACQDGRALGFFPMIDMATPFALSGVTRFGQFHNGLINLTAGYEMSQTFWTSYYRIVFRANLVLEHIDNPEAKISDKVRNRVKGEALFLRSLGYFYLTNLFGDVPLVLKTQSYEELQVPKNPKAEVVKRIEDDLKEAATLLPSVTEYRADKKMLGRASRGAAKALLGKLLVFEKRWAEAETVLKGLINDNEYNLEPVFSDLFWPEKENGQESIFEIQFSDLAGEGNSIVRFCAPAIASGISAAGFNYINPTEYYSDKFETLGGHTVQSTFVKRELEGAAYRRFYTYTSGDPAYDAAKPYDKRDPRLKWTLWYEGTPYIAEFQARSGQSNITYKPSYAVETNHNTVKYIVGKLDKTGTDSPQNLVILRYADALLLYAEALLEQNKLADAVVYINRVRQRPSVAMPAVAQVEVAQGKTITTDQTNLRKYLQEERYRELAFEWGHLYFDMVRWDVLSAEMVKYWTAKKDGGANPALTSYSKHYYKWPVPAEEIARNPKLEQNTGY; encoded by the coding sequence ATGCGTATCAAACGTTTTATAATATTGCTCGCAGCAGCGGTAAGTATGCAGGGATGTTCAAAATTCCTGGAATCGTACCCGAAGAATAATTTATCGACCGGGACCTTCTTCAACACGGAAGAAGATTTCACCAACGCCGTTAACGGCATTTACGATGCCTGCCAGGACGGCCGCGCGCTCGGCTTTTTTCCGATGATAGATATGGCTACGCCCTTTGCCTTGAGCGGGGTTACGCGTTTCGGGCAGTTTCACAACGGCCTCATCAATCTCACCGCGGGGTATGAGATGTCGCAGACCTTCTGGACCTCTTACTACCGTATTGTTTTCCGCGCCAACCTAGTGCTGGAGCACATCGACAACCCGGAGGCGAAGATTTCGGATAAGGTGCGCAACAGGGTGAAAGGCGAGGCGCTCTTCCTCCGTTCGCTGGGGTATTTTTATCTCACCAACCTGTTCGGGGATGTACCGCTGGTGCTCAAAACGCAGTCGTACGAAGAATTGCAGGTTCCTAAAAACCCCAAGGCCGAAGTGGTGAAAAGAATCGAAGACGATCTGAAGGAAGCCGCCACGCTGCTGCCTTCCGTGACCGAGTACCGCGCCGATAAAAAGATGCTCGGGCGTGCCAGCAGAGGCGCCGCCAAAGCGTTGCTCGGCAAGCTGCTGGTGTTTGAAAAACGCTGGGCCGAAGCGGAAACGGTATTGAAAGGGCTCATCAACGACAACGAATATAACCTTGAGCCTGTGTTCTCCGATCTCTTCTGGCCCGAAAAGGAAAACGGGCAGGAGTCGATTTTTGAAATCCAGTTCAGCGACCTCGCCGGCGAAGGTAACTCCATCGTACGTTTCTGCGCCCCGGCCATCGCTTCCGGCATTTCCGCCGCCGGGTTTAATTACATCAATCCTACAGAATATTATTCGGACAAATTCGAAACGCTCGGCGGGCACACCGTACAAAGCACGTTCGTGAAAAGAGAGCTCGAAGGCGCCGCCTACCGCCGGTTTTATACATACACCTCCGGCGATCCCGCCTACGACGCCGCCAAACCTTACGACAAGCGCGACCCGCGGCTGAAATGGACCCTCTGGTACGAAGGCACACCATACATTGCCGAATTCCAGGCCCGTTCCGGTCAAAGTAATATCACCTATAAACCGAGCTACGCCGTCGAAACCAATCACAATACGGTGAAATACATTGTAGGCAAGCTCGATAAAACGGGCACCGACAGTCCGCAGAACCTGGTGATACTGCGGTATGCAGATGCGCTGCTCCTCTACGCCGAAGCGTTACTGGAACAGAATAAGCTCGCGGACGCAGTGGTGTACATCAACAGGGTGAGGCAGCGCCCGAGCGTGGCCATGCCCGCTGTTGCGCAGGTAGAAGTTGCACAAGGCAAAACCATTACGACCGATCAGACGAATCTGCGCAAATATTTACAGGAAGAACGTTACAGGGAACTGGCGTTCGAGTGGGGGCACTTGTATTTCGACATGGTGCGCTGGGATGTGTTGTCGGCCGAGATGGTAAAATATTGGACGGCGAAAAAAGACGGTGGTGCAAATCCTGCTCTTACGTCCTACAGCAAACATTATTACAAATGGCCGGTGCCGGCAGAGGAGATTGCGCGCAATCCCAAATTGGAACAAAACACCGGTTACTGA
- a CDS encoding winged helix-turn-helix transcriptional regulator, translating into MRKEASTNARNEADILRNCGMAYTLSVIGGRWKPTILFTLLNNGRMRYNELRRSINGISERMLVAQLRELEEDGLVKRIIYPEVPPRVEYELTPAGISTEPMLMCMSDWGNHQRIQKERLVDTSREISVS; encoded by the coding sequence ATGAGAAAAGAAGCGTCTACCAACGCCCGAAACGAGGCTGACATACTCCGCAATTGCGGGATGGCTTACACCCTGTCTGTCATCGGCGGGCGGTGGAAACCCACGATACTGTTTACTTTGCTGAACAACGGCAGAATGCGTTACAACGAACTGCGCCGCTCCATCAACGGCATATCGGAGCGTATGCTGGTAGCGCAGCTGCGGGAACTGGAAGAAGACGGGCTGGTGAAACGTATCATTTACCCGGAGGTACCGCCCAGGGTGGAATATGAATTAACGCCGGCAGGTATTTCCACCGAACCGATGCTGATGTGCATGTCTGACTGGGGAAACCATCAGCGTATACAGAAAGAACGGCTGGTAGATACCAGCCGTGAAATAAGCGTTTCTTGA
- a CDS encoding RteC domain-containing protein: MRQALFELQTRLEKDLTELEATTPNLLKRFLMGAELADRAGEELKRWAGQHDFASEEEEIFFFKYIQPGILSRKIYYSRLFRLEAGRPKILREDYRKFLFRELQRIDMFFEEHQALHLYVSSGATDKDEQYFLRNSRYNNEYPVDLAGMLDTRFCTVTSFKLAELMGLRDVGDYIAGKLENWTGPLQLSPKPRLRWTDSKTDLVELVYALYSAGSFNNGVAELKQIFEWLESSLEIDIGHAYSHFRDIRMRKKEIAIFLSRLRSNLLRRIEELGERTID; this comes from the coding sequence ATGAGACAAGCCCTTTTTGAATTGCAAACCCGCTTGGAAAAGGATTTGACCGAGCTGGAAGCAACCACGCCCAATTTGTTGAAGCGATTTTTGATGGGCGCTGAACTGGCCGATCGGGCAGGGGAGGAACTGAAACGATGGGCAGGTCAGCATGATTTTGCATCAGAAGAAGAGGAGATTTTTTTCTTCAAATACATACAGCCTGGAATTCTCAGCAGGAAGATCTATTACAGCCGGTTGTTCCGGCTCGAAGCCGGCCGGCCGAAGATTCTGCGGGAAGACTACAGGAAATTTCTGTTCAGGGAGCTGCAGCGGATTGATATGTTCTTTGAGGAACACCAGGCATTACATCTCTATGTCAGCAGCGGCGCTACCGATAAAGACGAACAATATTTCCTCCGGAACAGCAGGTATAATAATGAGTATCCCGTCGATCTCGCAGGCATGCTGGACACCCGTTTTTGTACCGTTACCTCTTTTAAACTGGCAGAATTGATGGGGCTGCGGGACGTGGGCGATTATATCGCCGGAAAGCTGGAAAACTGGACCGGCCCGCTGCAACTTTCGCCCAAGCCCAGATTAAGATGGACGGATTCCAAAACAGATCTCGTGGAGCTGGTGTATGCGTTGTACAGTGCCGGAAGTTTTAATAACGGGGTAGCGGAACTGAAACAGATTTTTGAATGGTTGGAAAGCTCGCTGGAAATAGATATAGGGCATGCATACAGCCATTTCCGCGACATCCGTATGCGTAAAAAGGAAATCGCCATTTTTTTGTCCCGCCTGCGAAGCAATTTGCTCCGGCGGATTGAAGAACTGGGAGAGAGAACAATAGATTGA
- a CDS encoding 3-oxoacyl-ACP reductase family protein — protein sequence MGTLTNRTALVTGGSRGIGAAIAKRLAREGANVAITYHASAEKAEAVVAAIQSYGVKGLAIKADSADPQAVISAVHKTAATLGGLHILVNNAGIGLYKELKDLTLEDFDLITAVNVRAVFAASKAALDYLGKGGRIIHIGSCQAERMPTPGGTLYAMSKTAITGLTKGMARDLGPLGITVNNVQPGPIDTDMNPADGPFADYERSIMALPEFGTGEDIAALVAYLAGPESAYMTGASLTIDGGTNI from the coding sequence ATGGGAACACTTACCAACAGAACAGCTTTAGTTACAGGCGGCAGCCGCGGGATCGGCGCGGCCATCGCCAAACGTCTTGCCCGCGAAGGAGCCAATGTGGCCATTACCTATCACGCATCCGCCGAAAAAGCGGAAGCGGTGGTGGCAGCCATTCAATCTTACGGTGTGAAGGGCCTGGCCATCAAAGCAGACAGTGCCGATCCCCAGGCGGTTATCAGTGCGGTGCACAAAACGGCAGCCACGCTTGGCGGCTTGCATATCCTCGTCAACAATGCCGGTATAGGGTTGTACAAAGAGCTGAAAGACCTGACGCTGGAGGACTTTGACCTGATCACAGCCGTAAATGTGCGCGCCGTTTTCGCCGCCTCGAAAGCCGCGCTGGATTATCTTGGGAAGGGCGGTCGCATCATTCACATCGGCAGTTGCCAGGCAGAACGTATGCCCACGCCCGGAGGCACGTTATATGCCATGAGTAAAACAGCCATTACGGGCCTTACTAAAGGTATGGCCCGCGACCTTGGCCCGTTGGGCATTACGGTGAACAACGTACAACCCGGCCCGATAGATACGGATATGAACCCTGCGGACGGTCCGTTTGCCGACTATGAGCGTTCCATCATGGCGCTGCCCGAATTTGGAACAGGCGAAGACATTGCCGCCCTGGTGGCCTATCTCGCCGGACCGGAAAGTGCTTATATGACCGGCGCCAGCCTTACGATCGATGGCGGTACCAATATTTAA
- a CDS encoding aminotransferase class I/II-fold pyridoxal phosphate-dependent enzyme — MLNLRLNYPSVPREADIFQAYCQTLTAGQKWDMLHPPYQMLPDDGAAIVRKWLSAPDASTSIVPLPSANNGVYCILSWFRDKTPEIACEPYTFPGFKMGAAHLGYRLNPIESDADGILPEALECCLQERSCKLVYLQPTIHNPTTSVMPLARREAIANVVRSFRDVYIIEDDAYRFLHPDPPPSFLQVVPERTLHVYSLSKAFNPMVKSAYLLHPEGVLQGVDNLVRLTTSGVSLLFMAFGLRIMGNGQLAEIILEKQEAGRHWHAQCNNIFRGLHYDMFPGSFHFWLEVPKPVELTRQLRSRQIDIPEGAEFTVSGSDRYVRVALGAVWDQPGLGDALAEVADAVRKQ, encoded by the coding sequence ATGTTGAACCTCAGGCTGAACTACCCGTCCGTGCCCCGGGAGGCGGACATTTTCCAGGCGTATTGCCAGACGTTGACTGCCGGACAGAAATGGGATATGCTGCATCCCCCTTACCAGATGTTGCCCGACGATGGCGCTGCTATCGTTCGGAAGTGGCTGTCTGCTCCTGATGCATCGACTTCGATCGTTCCGCTGCCCAGTGCCAATAACGGTGTGTATTGCATTTTGTCGTGGTTCCGCGACAAAACACCCGAAATTGCCTGTGAGCCTTATACTTTTCCTGGTTTTAAGATGGGCGCCGCTCATTTAGGCTACCGGCTCAATCCCATTGAAAGCGATGCGGACGGCATACTACCCGAAGCATTGGAGTGCTGTTTGCAGGAGCGGTCCTGTAAACTGGTATACCTGCAGCCCACCATTCATAATCCTACCACCAGCGTGATGCCTTTAGCCCGGAGAGAGGCGATTGCCAATGTGGTGCGCTCGTTCAGGGACGTTTATATCATTGAAGACGATGCCTACCGTTTTCTTCACCCGGATCCGCCGCCGTCGTTCCTGCAGGTGGTCCCGGAAAGGACGCTGCATGTGTACAGCCTGTCCAAGGCTTTTAACCCTATGGTGAAAAGCGCGTACCTGCTGCATCCCGAAGGCGTGCTGCAGGGCGTAGACAACCTGGTAAGGCTGACCACGAGTGGCGTATCGCTGCTTTTCATGGCATTTGGCCTTCGCATCATGGGAAACGGGCAACTCGCAGAAATTATTCTCGAGAAACAGGAAGCGGGCCGGCACTGGCATGCGCAATGCAACAACATTTTCCGGGGGCTGCATTATGATATGTTTCCTGGCAGTTTCCATTTCTGGCTGGAAGTTCCGAAGCCCGTGGAACTCACCCGGCAGTTGCGCAGCCGGCAGATCGATATACCGGAAGGCGCCGAGTTTACGGTAAGCGGATCGGACCGGTACGTAAGAGTGGCGCTGGGCGCAGTGTGGGATCAACCGGGGTTAGGAGATGCGCTTGCTGAAGTGGCTGATGCGGTGCGGAAGCAATGA
- a CDS encoding M1 family metallopeptidase — translation MKYVLFAGVVIIAMACNQPADKKKDTATAEVKDRHTLSNADSVTPQHLDLDIRVDFAKHQISGLATWTVQNKSGASVLQLDTYDLTIDSVTVNGNKVSHSLDSAVANLGSRLNIPVDAGAKQVAIWYKTAPGATALQWLEPSQTLGKKHPFLYTQSESIYARTWIPCADGPGIRFTYNARVAVPKGLMALMSAENPQQRNDSGVYHFKMEQPVPAYLMALAAGDIAFASVDARTGVYAEPAMLEKAKHEFVEVGKMVTTAESLYGPYRWGRYDVLVLPPGFPLGGMENPRLTFCTPTIIAGDRSLVSLIAHELAHSWSGNLVTNATWEDFWLNEGFTVYFERRIMEAMMGADYADMLWELGYQDMVETVNELGKDSKDTWLKLDLSNRHPDDGLNDVAYEKGAHFLRLIEQKTGRAKMDTFLRSYFDTHAFKTMHTAQFLQYLDEHLLKGDTAVNVKAWVYGPGIPDNCPRAPQKRFEKVDAERARFLSGTAPGELNTGGWTSHEWLHFLRKMPKPLSVAQMEQLDKTFRFTATGNSEVADLWFIMAVAAEYTSAYPNMEKFLSEVGRRKFLTPLYTEMMKTPKGQEMAKRIFAQYKRNYHPLAQESLGKLVK, via the coding sequence ATGAAATATGTATTGTTTGCCGGCGTGGTTATCATAGCGATGGCCTGTAACCAGCCGGCCGATAAAAAGAAGGATACGGCAACCGCAGAAGTAAAAGACCGGCATACCCTGTCGAATGCAGACAGCGTGACGCCGCAGCACCTGGACCTCGACATCCGGGTGGATTTTGCAAAGCACCAGATCAGCGGCCTAGCCACATGGACTGTGCAAAACAAATCCGGTGCTTCCGTATTGCAGCTCGATACCTACGATCTCACGATCGATAGTGTAACCGTGAACGGTAATAAAGTCAGCCACAGCCTCGACTCCGCTGTCGCCAACCTCGGCAGCCGTCTCAACATCCCTGTGGATGCAGGCGCCAAACAGGTCGCCATCTGGTACAAAACCGCTCCCGGAGCCACCGCGCTGCAATGGCTGGAGCCTTCGCAAACGCTGGGGAAAAAACATCCTTTCCTTTACACCCAGTCCGAATCCATCTATGCCCGCACCTGGATCCCCTGTGCCGACGGCCCGGGTATCCGCTTTACATACAATGCGCGGGTAGCCGTTCCGAAAGGACTGATGGCGCTGATGAGCGCAGAAAACCCGCAGCAGCGGAACGACAGCGGTGTATATCATTTTAAAATGGAACAACCTGTACCTGCATACTTGATGGCGCTGGCAGCCGGCGACATCGCCTTTGCCTCCGTCGACGCCCGCACAGGTGTATATGCGGAGCCTGCTATGCTCGAAAAGGCGAAGCACGAATTTGTCGAAGTCGGTAAAATGGTGACCACCGCCGAGTCGCTGTATGGCCCATACCGCTGGGGACGTTACGACGTGCTGGTGTTGCCGCCCGGGTTCCCGCTCGGCGGCATGGAAAATCCCCGCCTCACCTTCTGCACGCCTACCATTATTGCGGGCGACCGCTCCCTTGTATCGCTCATCGCACACGAGCTGGCGCATAGCTGGAGCGGTAACCTGGTGACCAATGCCACTTGGGAGGATTTCTGGTTGAACGAAGGATTTACGGTATACTTCGAGCGCCGTATTATGGAAGCCATGATGGGCGCCGATTACGCGGATATGTTATGGGAGCTGGGATATCAGGATATGGTTGAAACGGTAAATGAGCTTGGAAAAGACAGCAAAGACACCTGGCTGAAACTCGATCTCTCCAATCGCCACCCGGACGATGGCCTGAATGACGTTGCATATGAAAAAGGAGCGCACTTTCTGCGGCTGATCGAGCAGAAAACCGGCCGCGCCAAAATGGATACTTTCCTGCGGAGCTATTTCGATACGCATGCATTTAAAACCATGCACACGGCCCAGTTCCTGCAATACCTGGATGAGCATCTGCTGAAGGGCGATACGGCTGTGAACGTAAAAGCCTGGGTCTACGGGCCCGGTATTCCGGATAATTGTCCCCGTGCTCCTCAGAAGCGCTTTGAAAAAGTAGACGCCGAACGTGCGCGTTTCCTCAGCGGAACCGCTCCCGGCGAACTTAACACCGGAGGCTGGACGTCGCACGAGTGGCTGCACTTCCTGCGAAAAATGCCCAAACCCTTATCTGTAGCCCAAATGGAGCAACTGGATAAAACATTCCGTTTCACGGCCACCGGTAACAGTGAAGTGGCCGATCTTTGGTTTATTATGGCAGTGGCCGCAGAATATACGTCCGCGTATCCCAATATGGAAAAGTTCCTCAGCGAGGTAGGCCGCCGCAAGTTCCTCACGCCGTTGTATACCGAAATGATGAAAACGCCCAAAGGGCAGGAAATGGCCAAAAGGATTTTCGCTCAGTACAAACGTAATTATCATCCGCTGGCCCAGGAATCGTTGGGCAAACTGGTGAAATAA
- a CDS encoding FecR family protein → MDKHYIQELILKDHYGLLTPEEQDEFEILVEHYDEVKKMREELRSEVPVEEARNAITEFDPDQSYRHIIAIRRARQIIRKRRLRQFAAALLLLLIGSAYILVTPARRAPAPFVAAPPHAVSLKLAGGQTLNLGDSSRREISLGNAVLNHHNRQLSFKTGNGGGVKGWNTLTVPPDQDFKVELADGTTVHLNSNSTLRFPFSFDSKAREVFIEGEAYFKVARDAHRPFIVHSGVTVIKVLGTEFNINGYLPGRIITSLVNGKVTVHADGEQVTLHPGSEAITRTGTPIKVQPNGPEALLWRDVAYYSEKSTVAEIAALVARRFNVKMMIDNPAAKNKTFRVKLCRDQDLESFIQCLNETTVVTLRWEDGILHCQ, encoded by the coding sequence ATGGATAAACACTACATACAGGAACTTATTCTGAAAGATCACTACGGTTTGCTGACCCCCGAAGAGCAGGATGAGTTTGAAATACTCGTGGAACATTATGATGAAGTGAAAAAGATGCGGGAAGAACTGCGCAGCGAAGTACCTGTTGAAGAAGCACGCAATGCCATCACTGAGTTTGACCCGGACCAGAGCTACCGACATATCATCGCCATACGCAGGGCGCGCCAGATCATCCGGAAAAGGAGGCTGCGGCAGTTTGCCGCGGCATTACTGCTGTTGCTCATTGGCAGTGCATATATACTGGTCACACCCGCCCGCCGCGCCCCGGCGCCGTTTGTGGCCGCTCCTCCCCATGCCGTGAGCCTGAAACTGGCTGGAGGCCAAACACTGAATCTGGGCGACAGCAGCCGGCGGGAGATCAGCCTGGGCAATGCCGTATTGAACCATCACAACAGGCAGCTGAGTTTCAAAACCGGCAACGGCGGCGGCGTAAAAGGGTGGAATACACTGACTGTACCCCCGGATCAGGATTTTAAAGTGGAGCTGGCCGATGGCACCACCGTGCACCTCAACAGCAATTCGACCCTCCGGTTCCCGTTCAGCTTCGACAGCAAGGCGAGAGAAGTGTTCATTGAAGGGGAAGCTTATTTCAAAGTGGCCAGGGATGCCCACCGCCCGTTTATTGTCCATAGCGGTGTGACGGTGATCAAAGTGCTCGGCACGGAATTTAACATCAACGGCTATCTGCCGGGCCGGATTATTACTTCACTGGTGAACGGGAAAGTGACCGTTCATGCAGACGGGGAGCAGGTGACACTGCATCCCGGCAGCGAGGCCATCACCCGTACCGGTACTCCCATTAAAGTTCAGCCCAACGGTCCTGAGGCGCTGCTATGGCGCGATGTGGCCTATTACTCCGAAAAAAGCACCGTTGCCGAGATAGCCGCCCTGGTAGCCAGGCGTTTTAATGTCAAAATGATGATCGACAACCCCGCTGCCAAAAACAAAACTTTCCGGGTAAAATTGTGCCGCGACCAGGATCTGGAATCGTTCATCCAATGCCTGAACGAAACAACCGTAGTTACACTCCGGTGGGAAGACGGTATCCTCCATTGTCAATAA